From one Anopheles cruzii chromosome 3, idAnoCruzAS_RS32_06, whole genome shotgun sequence genomic stretch:
- the LOC128275721 gene encoding GTPase-activating protein CdGAPr: MSQIMRKDSSISAASHRQHHRSIDIGGGVGESSIVERDRGPPRSAPPTSGGAKMAAVLEKPRTISDSESEINYDLFNTSIHSDSGSVVMNASQLSTTSCESAAVHIKSANLTRSQNASNGSCRFPKLEECAHFHYERVQLGNLSVQLEGDEGRSDSQLGLAPSDLNASQAPSLANSMTASGPALPKGSGNVWFIIRVTAGRSDPFMIKRSFENMCFLDEMLHRCVYDRRVSELENLRDGPPDGGEAEQQLERMVGAYLGRLSMIASDAMTCGPVLTWLQIDNKGRRLPVADEQTMRCINTPAVGAAYGVRRYVAQACDEISIEVGDMISVIDMPSPAESIWWRGKKSHLQKNQYEVGFFPQSCVATIGDKVPRHMPFPAPLVGSLAVSPTKPVLRKHGKLIAFFRSFILSRPSRRRLKQSGIYRERVFSCDLGEHLLNSGQDIPMVLKCCAEFIEEYGIVDGIYRLSGITSNIQKLRRAFDEERIPDLAHPDIRQDIHAVSSLLKMYFRELPNPLCTYQLYDHFVEAIQTRLDAPTGLKLRLIRQTVQKLPPPHYRTLKYLATHLFKISRHSANTGMTERNIAIVWAPNLLRSPALESGGVAALRGVGVQAVVTEYLISNCEQIFDDTADDFGSHYVESQPNSLSDSNSVQNYAGSGGEQQDLSLTLSERPKSLSGGGAKLLSLEEARIRRNCVEQSEKTVPINIGTSTHIGSYIEVGGGPSSLPDKYHTVLPVPRSWNKRKSHSSWKSIFTRQPRQSNSNSDIKAAGGGRAPGEKGAPMVMVLPSVADASGASSLDESKDDADDRRRSVSIKESSSGLLDKMAKSLLFSSGVDLFDGKNLAIDSSCMRSNSVDSLRTAGHSRSVSHDSYFDLLQSPMRGGTGTAGNNGGAGAVTCPSRELSELGLNFDREEPEMRIFSESESLVSSPKVAKESVRRTLRARPEDYVGSGHSVNPSPKKQPRLNIPSASEAQNKQWGACESSAGQQQDDESLCKRYKLEDQLNDIQFIDCNTPEHTVIGGGGASAGGSAASSAGMMNTIFTSAQVHRPPRDDRDDQDQDQGQSSSVVEMVGLRNSYPGTQYGYVKYDTSPIKETRFSYPGSGAKGKREDAPNAGGAKVQSMNVDEHPQPATSVSPVLKKNESSLYESFLLTSGQSKPPKYPGRYSYHQPVTATAAAAAAARADGGADGELVPRSSSENLLRRSATESLSQAHHHHHHHHHHHPASHHHHHHGHSKQNTPSAPSSKQLGVVVASGGPGTPQSSGVPSPCYSLLIGSTSSTDTTTDTTTTTTSNGPGGDGTPVYDEMDIAGALVAHLELQNAKECGPLPTPAPKPSSKRSADLKAMKRELSLDLSGASNSKLTASNFTSDNTTTTNTTNTSQSMTPSDFAYQNLHPDLSPNGCTVQADGSAATATAPVEMATFGQKPKPGTPIKATINITYNVRSPVRKEQEGNLFAVTPPTTPQERASRGMGMLMGHDEELIDEEEYRRERRSIYENVLVPAVDKDERENESAMATSEAVAVAGAEAKRLLETNFDETMVYEQVKLLKNVVSEVNHLVRQEEGPLPLRDDRPHEVPELESARSTEEDGLNNNATAACGGSVKLQHCCEDESLDSSAPLASAGGTVVMEEESEDVPMSDVNEDSLEFDNTDDLSLYENVELRKKNTFPVYENVSQGRIPGTAASTGTLDGQTDTTAPKSALLTDNDDEFSSLCADRSDLDNEMEYRIEVAPKIELNRESPTQNVSVKQLATKFETSPVEAVAPPFDFGATRGGQHHFRSSLTSGASDRVVFRNKAGAANGTATAGGGKDGTSGSGAFASFTRSLDENAFVREFGSGRRLEGYVAGLTKSIAQIPEVEKNILNENNPNRRKSLELNAGGRPRSLNQPKKLPPLTGAGGAGSPTGVENVDISQGGGETDGGKGTKPQLGSECCRVVKGIAGGYKQSGAPLGTQDPTVANMKLDLSTKIEDTKEARAYNVRITPTTENRISLVQYNYAENDREANMINVCDGGEPVLVRATGRRRDDSVSEEERHSSGLKMLGSCKLDRSRIEKIKEERRHQLSEKYRSESFKGERDYGGAGGGKAKSKSKSELREFKEGDVVADRGDKKYDSLRFRSKSRVELLSSDGLFGGLLEGSANPGLLGSVSLNTVTMAQNSTPTIVGLRPVPNNRTRRISDEKNQNDIPPPPPPVVVGTVAIGTTHAGSPTNNGGGPISDATISQVCDNKFELKTRQKFDKRSSMDYPPAGPTDGQQKEPHRETPRNSFNNGGAVKAQVIVTRSNSNSTQRDRCSPPISIKDVAAMFESRSQQNQS; encoded by the exons ATGAGCCAAATCATGCGGAAGGACTCGTCGATTAGCGCCGCCAGTCATCGGCAGCATCACCGTTCCATCgacatcggcggcggtgtcggtgagtcgtcgatcgtcgagcgCGACCGTGGACCACCACGTTCCGCTCCACCCACTTCCGGCGGCGCAAAGATGGCGGCCGTACTGGAGAAACCGCGCACCATCAGCGACAGCGAGTCGGAGATCAACTACGATCTGTTCAACACGAGCATCCACTCGGACAGCGGGTCGGTGGTGATGAATGCGTCCCAGCTGTCCACCACTTCCTGCGAGTCGGCCGCGGTCCACATCAAGAGTGCCAACCTGACGCGCTCCCAGAACGCATCGAACGGG TCCTGTCGATTCCCGAAGCTAGAAGAGTGCGCCCACTTCCACTACGAGCGGGTCCAGCTCGGCAACCTGTCGGTGCAGCTCGAGGGCGACGAGGGCCGCAGTGACTCGCAGCTCGGTCTAGCGCCATCCGATCTCAATGCTTCGCAGGCTCCGTCGCTGGCGAACTCGATGACggcgtccggtccggcgctCCCGAAGGGTTCCGGCAACGTGTGGTTCATCATCCGCGTGACGGCGGGCCGCTCGGATCCGTTCATGATCAAGCGATCGTTTGAGAACATGTGCTTCCTGGACGAGATGCTGCACCGGTGCGTGTACGATCGGCGCGTCAGCGAGCTGGAGAACCTGCGCGACGGTCCGCCGGACGGCGGTGAGGCGGAACAGCAGCTGGAAAGGATGGTCGGGGCGTACCTTGGGCGGCTGTCGATGATCGCGTCGGACGCGATGACTTGCGGCCCGGTGCTGACGTGGCTGCAGATCGACAACAAgggccgccggttgccggtggccgacgagcAGACGATGCGGTGCATCAACacgccggcggtcggtgcggCGTACGGGGTACGTCGGTACGTGGCCCAGGCGTGTGACGAGATCTCGATCGAGGTGGGTGACATGATCTCGGTGATCGACATGCCCAGCCCGGCCGAGTCGATCTGGTGGCGGGGCAAGAAGAGTCACCTGCAGAAGAACCAGTACGAGGTCGGATTCTTTCCGCAGAGCTGCGTGGCGACGATCGGCGACAAGGTGCCGCGGCACATGCCGTTCCCGGCGCCGCTTGTCGGTTCGCTGGCTGTGTCGCCGACGAAGCCGGTGCTCCGGAAGCACGGCAAGCTGATTGCGTTCTTCCGCAGCTTCATCTTGTCGCGCCCTTCGCGGCGCCGGCTGAAGCAGAGCGGCATCTACCGGGAGCGCGTGTTTTCGTGCGACCTGGGCGAGCACCTGCTCAACAGTGGCCAGGACATTCCGATGGTGCTGAAGTGCTGCGCAGAGTTCATCGAAGAGTACGGCATCGTGGACGGTATCTATCGGCTGTCGGGCATCACGTCGAACATTCAGAAGCTACGGCGAGCGTTCGACGAGGAGCGCATACCGGACCTGGCGCACCCGGACATCCGGCAGGACATTCACGCGGTCAGCTCGCTGCTGAAGATGTACTTCCGCGAGCTGCCGAATCCGCTGTGCACGTACCAGCTGTACGATCACTTCGTGGAGGCGATCCAAACGCGGCTCGACGCACCGACCGGCCTGAAGCTGCGGCTCATCCGGCAGACGGTGCAGAagctgccgccaccgcactACCGGACGCTCAAGTATCTGGCGACGCATCTGTTCAAGATTTCGCGCCATTCGGCCAACACGGGCATGACGGAGCGGAACATTGCGATCGTCTGGGCACCGAACTTGCTGCGAAGTCCAGCCCTGGAGTCGGGCGGTGTTGCCGCGCTGCGGGGCGTCGGAGTGCAGGCCGTCGTTACGGAGTATCTGATCAGCAACTGTGAGCAGATCTTTGACGACACGGCGGACGACTTCGGAAGCCACTACGTCGAGTcgcagccgaactcgctgaGTGACAGCAACAGCGTGCAGAACTAcgccggcagcggtggcgaGCAGCAGGATCTGTCGCTGACCCTGTCCGAGCGTCCGAAGAGCCtgagcggcggcggggccaagTTGCTCAGCCTGGAGGAGGCCCGCATCCGGCGGAACTGTGTGGAGCAGAGCGAAAAGACGGTTCCGATCAACATTGGCACGTCGACGCACATCGGGTCGTACATTGAAGTCGGTGGCGGACCGTCCAGCTTGCCGGACAAGTATCACACGGTGCTACCGGTTCCAAG AAGCTGGAATAAGCGAAAATCGCATTCATCGTGGAAGTCCATCTTCACCCGGCAGCCGCGCCAATCGAACAGCAACAGTGACATCAAGGCTGCCGGCGGGGGACGGGCACCGGGCGAGAAGGGTGCCCCAATGGTGATGGTACTGCCGTCCGTGGCGGATGCCTCCGGTGCGTCGAGTCTGGACGAGAGCAAGGATGACGCGGACGATCGCCGCCGAAGTGTCAGCATTAAGGAGAGTTCCAGTGGACTGCTGGACAAGATGGCGAAAA GTTTGCTGTTCTCGTCCGGTGTTGATTTGTTCGACGGGAAAAATCTGGCCATCGACAGTAGCTGCATGCGCTCGAACTCGGTCGACAGTCTGCGGACCGCCGGCCACAGCCGTTCGGTGTCGCACGATTCGTACTTTGATCTGCTGCAGTCACCGATGCGcggtggaaccggaacggCCGGTAATaatggtggtgccggtgcagtGACGTGCCCGTCCCGTGAGCTCTCCGAACTGGGACTGAACTTTGACCGGGAGGAACCGGAGATGAGAATTTTCTCCGAAAGCGAAAGCCTCGTCAGTAGCCCGAAAGTAGCCAAGGAG TCGGTTCGGCGTACGCTGCGAGCACGGCCGGAAGATTATGTCGGCAGCGGCCACAGCGTGAACCCCAGTCCCAAGAAGCAGCCCCGTCTGAACATTCCCAGCGCCTCGGAggcacaaaacaaacagtggGGTGCGTGCGAAAGCTCCGCcggtcagcagcaggacgACGAGAGTCTCTGCAAACGCTACAAACTGGAAGACCAACTGAACGATATTCAGTTCATCGACTGTAACACTCCCGAGCACAcggtgatcggtggcggcggtgccagTGCCGGAGGGTCCGCCGCTTCCAGTGCGGGCATGATGAACACCATTTTCACGAGCGCTCAGGTGCACAGACCTCCGCGAGATGATCGCGAtgaccaggaccaggaccaggggcagtcgtcgtcggtcgtagAGATGGTGGGGCTCAGGAACTCCTATCCAGGGACGCAGTACGGCTACGTAAAGTACGATACCTCTCCGATCAAGGAGACACGCTTCAGTtatcccggttccggtgctaAGGGAAAGAGGGAAGACGCCCCGAATGCCGGCGGCGCCAAGGTTCAGTCGATGAACGTCGACGAGCACCCGCAACCGGCGACCAGCGTATCGCCGGTTTTGAAGAAGAACGAGAGTTCCTTGTACGAGAG tTTTCTGCTTACTTCCGGTCAATCGAAACCCCCGAAATACCCTGGCCGTTACAGCTACCACCaaccggtgacggcgacggcggcggcggcagcagcggctcGCGCCGACGGCGGTGCTGATGGTGAGTTGGTGCCGCGCAGTAGTTCCGAGAACTTGCTGCGCCGGTCCGCGACGGAATCACTTTCGCAggcccatcaccaccatcaccatcatcaccatcaccaccccgcgtcccatcatcatcaccatcatggGCACTCGAAACAGAACACACCATCAGCACCGTCTTCGAAGCAGCTGGGAGTGGTGGTGGcatccggtggccccggaacGCCGCAGTCATCGGGCGTACCGAGCCCCTGCTACTCGCTGCTGATCGGTTCGACCAGCTCCACCGATACCACcacggacaccaccaccaccacgaccagtAACGGGCCGGGGGGCGACGGTACGCCCGTCTACGACGAGATGGACATTGCCGgcgcgctggtggcccatCTCGAGCTACAGAATGCCAAAGAGTGCGGTCCGCTGCCGACGCCGGCGCCCAAACCATCATCGAAGCGGTCCGCCGATCTGAAGGCGATGAAACGGGAACTGTCACTCGATCTGAGCGGGGCCAGCAACTCGAAGCTGACCGCATCGAACTTCACGTCGGataacacgacgacgacgaatacCACCAACACTAGTCAATCGATGACTCCGAGTGATTTCGCCTACCAGAACCTCCATCCGGACCTCTCGCCGAACGGCTGCACGGTGCAGGCAGATGGCagtgcggcgacggcgacggcaccggTGGAGATGGCCACATTCGGgcagaaaccgaaacccggcaCACCGATCAAGGCCACCATCAACATCACGTACAACGTGCGTTCTCCGGTGCGCAAGGAGCAGGAAGGCAACCTGTTTGCCGTGACGCCTCCAACGACCCCACAGGAACGAGCCTCCCGGGGGATGGGCATGCTGATGGGCCACGACGAAGAGCTGATCGATGAGGAAGAGTATCGGCGCGAACGGCGCAGCATCTACGAGAACGTACTCGTACCGGCTGTGGACAAAGACGAACGGGAAAATGAGTCAGCAATGGCCACGTCGGAagcggtcgccgtcgccggggcTGAAGCAAAACGGTTGCTAGAGACGAACTTTGACGAAACGATGGTATACGAGCAGGTGAAGCTCCTAAAGAACGTCGTTTCCGAGGTGAATCATCTGGTGCGACAGGAAGAGGgaccgttgccgttgcgtGACGACAGGCCCCACGAGGTACCGGAGTTGGAAAGCGCCCGTTCCACCGAGGAGGATGGTCTCAATAACAATGCTACGGCGGCGTGTGGTGGAAGCGTCAAGCTGCAGCATTGCTGCGAAGATGAATCGTTGGACAGCAGCGCGCCATTGGCATCGGCTGGTGGAACCGTCGTGATGGAAGAGGAAAGCGAGGATGTGCCCATGTCGGACGTGAACGAAGACAGTCTCGAGTTCGACAACACGGACGATCTCTCGCTGTACGAGAATGTGGAGTTGCGCAAGAAGAACACGTTTCCGGTGTACGAAAATGTTTCGCAAGGACGTATCCCGGGAACGGCAGCTAGTACAGGAACGCTCGATGGACAAACGGACACGACGGCCCCAAAGTCGGCGCTACTTACGGACAACGATGATGAGTTTTCGTCACTCTGTGCCGATCGGAGCGATCTGGATAACGAGATGGAGTACCGGATCGAGGTGGCCCCGAAGATTGAGCTGAACCGAGAGTCACCGACGCAGAACGTCAGCGTGAAGCAGCTGGCCACCAAGTTCGAAACGAGCCCGGTCGAGGCGGTGGCACCTCCGTTCGATTTCGGTGCTACGCGCGGTGGCCAGCATCACTTTCGGTCCTCGCTAACGTCCGGCGCCAGTGATCGTGTTGTGTTCCGCAACAAAGCGGGCGCGGCCAATggaacggccacggcgggcGGTGGTAAAGATGGCACCAGTGGCAGCGGAGCGTTTGCCAGTTTCACCCGCAGCTTGGACGAGAATGCGTTCGTGCGTGAGTTTGGTAGCGGACGGCGTTTGGAAGGGTACGTGGCGGGCTTAACCAAGAGCATTGCCCAGATTCCGGAAGTGGAGAAGAACATTCTCAACGAAAACAATCCGAACCGGAGGAAATCGCTCGAACTGAAcgctggtggccggccacgCAGCCTAAATCAGCCAAAGAAACTGCCACCCCTAACCGGAGCTGGTGGCGCCGGGTCTCCGACCGGGGTGGAGAATGTGGACATCAGCCAGGGTGGTGGCGAAACGGATGGCGGGAAGGGCACGAAGCCGCAGCTCGGGTCCGAGTGCTGCAGGGTGGTGAAAGGAATCGCTGGTGGTTATAAGCAGAGCGGTGCTCCGCTGGGAACCCAGGACCCGACGGTCGCCAACATGAAGCTTGATCTCTCGACGAAGATTGAAGATACCAAAGAGGCGCGTGCCTACAATGTGCGCATCACGCcaaccaccgaaaaccggataTCGCTCGTCCAGTACAACTACGCCGAAAATGATCGGGAAGCGAACATGATAAACGTCTGCGATGGTGGCGAACCCGTGCTCGTCCGGGCGACCGGTCGCCGCAGGGACGACAGCGTTTCGGAAGAGGAGCGACACAGCAGCGGACTGAAGATGTTGGGCAGCTGCAAATTGGACCGCTCGAGGATCGAGAAGATCAAGGAAGAGCGGCGGCACCAGTTAAGTGAAAAGTATCGCTCGGAGTCGTTCAAGGGCGAGCGAGATTACGGTGGAGCCGGTGGTGGGAAAGCCAAATCCAAATCGAAATCGGAACTGCGCGAATTCAAGGAAGGTGACGTGGTGGCCGATCGGGGTGACAAGAAGTACGATTCGCTGCGTTTTCGCTCAAAGTCCCGCGTCGAGCTCCTGTCGTCGGATGGACTGTTCGGAGGCCTGCTGGAAGGTTCCGCCAACCCGGGCCTGTTAGGGTCCGTGTCACTGAATACGGTCACTATGGCGCAAAACAGCACCCCGACGATAGTGGGCCTTCGGCCGGTACCCAACAATCGCACGAGGCGCATCAGTGACGAGAAGAATCAAAACGacataccaccaccaccaccgccagtcGTGGTGGGAACGGTGGCGATCGGTACGACCCACGCGGGATCACCCACTAACAACGGCGGTGGTCCGATCAGTGATGCCACAATCTCGCAAGTGTGCGACAACAAGTTCGAGCTGAAAACGCGTCAAAAGTTTGACAAACGCAGTAGCATGGACTATCCTCCAGCGGGACCGACGGACGGTCAGCAGAAGGAGCCACACCGGGAAACGCCGAGGAACAGTTTCAACAATGGCGGCGCCGTCAAAGCTCAAGTCATCGTTACGCGTAGCAATTCCAACAGTACACA